The window tttattaaaaggtGCTAGAAAAGTTGCTGAGGTGTGCACTATTCACACCTTTCCAGTCAACAATCATGgcatagagaataaaaaaaaagggtgaaacGCGTTTTGCGTCCAGATGTGGACGCAACCTGGATGCAAAACGCAGTACCCAAACAGAggctaaggtttttttttttttttttttcctatgtatTTGTTGTATACTACCTAAGAAATACTCAATTAAGGGTGTGTTTAGTTCGAAGAAAATTGATTTctaaaaatactttttgaatTTAAGAGTGTTTAGGACGAGGGAAAATGTTGGTCAATCAGAAATTGTTTTTCGGTTGATTGTAGAATAAAGGCACTTATGGTAGAAATTGGTTCAtgctttcatttttcataaaaccatTTCCGCCTCATTCAAAACTTATTAACCGAACCTCCCCCCTTACTGCCTACCACCTAACCACCACCCCACTAATGTCCCTAGTTTCCAGTGGCCAACCATCGTCAAAGTGTCGGTATAGGTGCACATATCGGTACTCGTGCACATACCGATTGTACCAGCCTGTACGGTATGGTATCCTTTTCCTTAGATGATATGCTATtctttaataaatttgtagCTAAGGAACAATTCAATATTATATTTAggcttaagttttttttaaacaaaattagaaacatATGGATCTAGGTCAACTTTGTGATTAGCTTTCTaatcattcattaaaaaataataattactttgtgcattttgaaatttggacttttataaatataagaactttttatgaaatgaaatttgcgatttttttttttttttttttttttttataaaagggTAGGTATTTTATTCATAAACTAATGGAATacttcaaattgaaatttgggatttcaataatatatatatatatatatattatttaaattgttaCAATATACATAATACAtgtaaattatatttcaatttccatattcatcaaaattaattcacaaataatagaataaattaaactcaaaaaatctaaataaaggtaataaaataaacttaggATCAACAAATAGCCCATTGCCCACGTCCCGACCCATTAGCCCGATGACTCGCTGGGATAATGAGCAGCCCGACCCATTTCTGTAGAGGCTCATGTGTAGCCCACTAGCCTAATGGGTCAAGCTATGAACTAGTTTTTATGATCATGGGGGCATAGTAGGTCAGCCCATTAGATTAGCCGTTGGCCCAACTTGTTGCCTAGTCCAATAACATGgaattcataacaaaaatatatatgagaagAATGGGGAAttgatcttgaaacattaaAGCAATTTTTTAAGCACATACTTAAGTGATTgtgttaaaattaatttactaaatatatttttccaGTAGTCTAGcaacttaaaatttaatgattgacattttttaaattaaaagttaaaaaaagaaaaaattgtttaaagctttaataaaaaaatttaatagatttgaccttaaaaaaaattaaataagtgttaaattcttttatttttttcctttagaaaAAGAgatcaattttttcttattaaaaaaaaagtaaaataagatGTTAACACAAGCCCATTAGTCCCAGCCCGGTAGCCTAGCATACTAAAGAAAAAATGAGCATTGCCTAAGGGTAGGATTATAAGCTAGGGATTTCTCTTTCAACCTAGCCTAACTTGGCCCATTAACTAGTCAACGGCTTGTTATGACCAGCCCATTGTGCCCATAGGCCTAGTAAAAATGGGCCGACTTGGCCTATTGGTGACCCTTATTAAACCTATATATATCTCCAGTTCAGTTGTGTTAGATGGGTTAAAAAAACTATCAACTTGAATCTGTTCCAACCTAAGGCGAAAAAGAATTCTAACTATTAAAGACAGTAACCCAAAGCATTCGgtgaaaatagaagaagaaaagtcaGAGCCTTCAACAGCTAGTTAACGGCTAGTTTCTTAATAGAAACGATGCCGTATAACTTAGCTTATTTATATTCTTAATGAAACGGATCGTTTTGGTATTCTGAGTATTGGTTTATGAAACGGAATGTTTAGTGTGTTGGGCATACTTCATCTTGTCGAAAGACTTCTTCCAATCCTTTGTTCCTATACTTGGTTTCAGAGTTTGCTTCAGAGAGCTCCAACTACCTCCAAGCCTTCCAACTGTCATTCCTTGATTCTCAGCGCATAATGTGGAGTAGGTTACTTTCAGTTAGAACGGTTATAGTCTTTAGAACATTCTTGATGTATTTATGCTATATAAATAGTTTTGATGGTTGTAATTCATTTTAAGCTTCTGTGAAATATATTTCTCTGAGTATTCTTTTCaaataactatcataattatcaaatttcatattaagAAACACAAAGGGAGGGGGCGAGGGTgaaagcaagagagagagagagagatgttatTTGCATAGTTATGTCTTCCATTTTGTTTTGCTCAAAACGGCTTGGATTTTTCCTTCCAAGTAGTTAACCGATACAAATCTCTTATCTATTTCATCTCATTCTAAATTTCATCACATTCCTTTCCATTCTAAATTTCATTCTAAATTTCATCACATTCCTTTCCATCTATTCCAATAAGTTCCACCCAGTATGGTGATTTAGATTGGCATGtaaacgaatttttttttttcttcttaaaccCATAATTTTAAATACTTCACTCACAAatgactttttattattatttttcctttaacaaTATATTTCTCTTGTTTACATTACTCACATGGCACatggtttttttcttcacttatatatgacatattatatatttatattacgTAATGACAATATTAAGAATATgcattatttgattttgaattaataatttgatatggtATAATATAATGTGATGCAGACTTAGGTATGTATATACATAGCTTTAGCAGTAATCCCGAAATGGTACTCTGAAATAGACTAGTATcaaaatgttttgttttaacttttaatggACAAATCGAAATGGGTCCAAAATAGTATTCAAAACATTATTTGAAGTTATCCATTTAGAAGAGCATCATATAGCAACTAGGTTTGAGTGATTATGACAAGCACTGCcttcaaataaataatgatttttaattattataattattttctaactcaattttttttttcgatacTAAATGTAAATACCtcattttgcaatttttttcaaCCTCGTTCTAAGTGCATATGGACATTTTACGGTGTAAggaaaaaactaatttttaccaTTCAATATCTCTgcacttaaaagaaaaaaagaaaaaaaagttttaattatcaaaatgaCATTGCATGTGTTAAATCAAACCAACAGAATAAGAGTTATAACAAGTCGTTATGTTTGGTTCTTTAACATATAAACTgctttaaaaatcattttgagAAACCTACTGACCAAGCTTACTTTTATGTATTTACTAAATGGATgtactcccccccccccccctcccccccaaaaaaaaaaaaaaaaaaaaacactggaACCTGCTAATTTTATGGGAACTTGTCAGATTGCAttaaatataagtatataaccaACCTACTTAACTTAAGGTTATTATTCTAGATTTTATGGTAAATATAGTAGTCCAAAtcagtgtttttattttgtttgtgaaCAGCACATGGGCCCCTAGCTTTTACAAGCATTCATAGCTCACCGTGAAAAGTCCAAGTTTGGGCCTATTGGTAAACCCACATAGGTCTAGTCTTTACTCTTTATCTTTCAAAATACACTCCTTCAATCCTCCAAATAAAAACCATCGGCTTGGccatatatgaaaataaaatagtaaatggtAAATTAAACCCATAAAATTTGGGGTATTTGAACTTTACActctaaaatttcaagatttgaaatttaccctttaaagtttaggaatgtttagattttacaccctcACGTTTCAAAACTTGGATTTTACCTTCTAAAGTTTGGAAGTGTTTAAATTTTACAcctccaaattttgaaacttcacggcgtaaaatccaaaaattcctAAACTTTaggaataaaatccaaattttaagaaataaaatccaaacacccttaaaatttaggggggtaaaattcaaattttgaaacattaGAGTTTTAAACACTTCCAAACTTTAgagggtaaaatctaaattctgaaattttaaaatgtaaaatccaaatatcccTAAACTCTAAGagtgtaatttaaaatttacacTTATTTAACTCTATACGTTCCACTCCTTTGGACTTTACTTTGTCTTTTCACATTTATCTAGATTAAGCTGCAATTAACTAATTGAATAACATactaataaaaaaggaaattaaaagtGGATCATTTATATTGATAGATACACCAACTGAGACTGCTACTATATAATGATAGTGTATCAGTGTTGTAATTTATAAgatatttaggattttttttggtagtgatGTGTGTGATTTATGGAGTAGTTTTTTTCCTGGTAGTTActaagcttttctttttctttttctttgtcttttaagttcataaaaatttacatatactttaaaaaaatttggtgaaTCTTTACATACACCATAATTGCATACATTCCACTACTTAATGTTTGTAACTGAAAAGAAGTCCTTTGGTTACTGGAGGACATATCCTTTTTATTGTTTCATATTGTTCTTCCATTTATTGAATATAAATTGCAGAAATTcagttataattttaaatttccaTGGTTGTATTTAATGATTGATGATTTATTATAATTGCGTGTACGCAACAGTTGATTTTCTTGAACTTTAAGGGTTTAAGTGTTTGGttatttaatattatgattTGAAGAGGTtgctgaatttaaatgttaagtaagatttttttctcaaaaaaaaaaaatgttaagtaaAATGAGTTGTATGAGATTATTTTTAGATTGTTAAATAATTGGAGTTATAAATTTACCTAAAATGAGGAAAGGTCATGGAATATTTAGTTTATTatctaatttaattaacaaattCAGTATTAACACTCCTTATATTTAGTGTGAACATTCCTtaggatttaaatttatttcttgaACTTTAAAGGTTTAAATGTTTGGTTATCTAATATTATGATTTTGAGGAGGTTGCTGAATTTAAAGGTTTAAATGTAAAGTCAAATGAGTTGTatgagatgatttttttttttttattgtgaaatatTGGAGTTATAAATTTACCTAAAATGATGATAGATCATGGaacatttagtttatttatctaatttaattaacaaattCAGTATGAATACGCCTTATATTTAGTGTAAACATTACTTAGGATTTAAATTTATACATGTTTTTGTATGGATGAATACTTTATGAAATAGAAATTCACCACCAGCAACTGCACTATAACTCGTGTCAAATTCCCTCTCCTTATAGTCCTTTCCATGTTCTCCATTAATTTTTATAGGTGAAAATAATTGAAAAGTGTTTTAGCCTTTTAGGTAAACCTGATCAAGCCGGGGAGGTGGGGTCATTTGAAACAATAAAGTTCAATGGCTAAAAGGCTTCTTCATCAATATAGGTATTGGCGTATTGCCACAAATAATTTAGCTGAATTGTGTGATGCCAGGTATGAATTAAATCTTGAATGGCAATCAGGTTACAAATATGTTAATTTGGAAATGGATTCCCAAACAGTGCTTAATTAGTTAACAACTAATTATGTTTTTGTACCAGATATtgttattttgatatttgattgaAGGTGGGGACTAGACCGTCCACCTCAGACACGTTTTTTGTGAAGTTAGCAGGTGCACAGACGATATGGTAAAAAGAAGCCTTAACCAAGAGAGCAAGGTTATGAAAAATATGAGAGTTGTCCCGCTTTTGTGTATCAACATTTTGTTTAGGACCTTGTGTATTTGGGCACACCACAATATGAGAGTTGTCCCACTTTTATGTATCAACCGTTTTGTATTTGGGCACTCCACGAGCGTGCTCTACAGTTATATATCTCTAAATAAAACTTCCCTTCTGTGAGGGCTGGGGGCTAATTGAAAAATGCTCCCCCCctccctttatttatttaaattactgCTTATTTTGCAAAGTCTGCTGGCTCTAGATATGAAATGCTCTAGACATGCTCCGGTTCAACTTGAAATGCTCTAGACATGGCCCAAATTCACTCTAACAAAACCCATACACTTAATTCTGATGTGGATGGGCTTTGAGGTCCATTAGAATTTTTGAGAGAGGTTGAAACTCTCAAAAATTCTAATGGACCTCAAAGCCCATCCACATCAAAACTATAATTCACGATTACTTTTACGAACTTGTCATTCTAGGGACGCAACACATATGCCACACCATTTTACTAATTGATAGAAAAATGCAGTAATTATGTTGTGATCTTTGTTGGTGGTTTGTGGAGATTTCTTTGAAAGAGTTTACTCTTTAATAACATTAAGCTTTCATCAGAACTTCGACACAAAGAACAGCCTCTAAATCTGTTATAAGCAAAGATTATATGAATAGTTCTCATCATCCGGTTCCAACACTCATTGGTAGCAAGAAAACCAAAAGTCAACCTTATTCTGACATCTGCTCCTTTAAAGACTGCCACTTTATTCAACTGAAAACTCAAACAACATTGTGTGTTGATACTTCTCACCAGGTTCAACAACAATAGAAGGGaagtttgtttggtttatgGCATTTGGGAATCCCTGAGTCTCCAAACATAGCCCGGCACCTCCTTTACCAACAACCCCATTTACATAGTTCCCAGTGTAAAACTGCATCCCAGGGGCATTGCTTCACAAGTTAAGGATCCTCGAGCTTGATGGGCCCTGCACTTTCGCAGCATGTTTCAAACCCATTTTTTCCTCCCCGCATGCCACAGTCTAGAACATAGTTTTGGTCATACCCTACACCAACCTCATGGATTGACTCACCTATCCTCTTCTCAGCAGTGAAATCAAAGGGGTATCCTTAACTGGCATGATTTCACCAGTTGGGATTGGGTTCTGATCCACAGGAGTAACATGGTTTGCCCTAATCTGAATTGAATGGTCAAGAACGTTTCCAGAGTTGTGGCCAGCTAAATTCCAGTATATATGCTGAGCTAAGCTGATTGGAGTTGGCTTGTTTGGCACAGCTTCCATGTCAAATCTCATTATTGTGCTTAAAGTAAGCGTGTTAGTTGCAGTCACAGAGACATCACCCGGGTAACCTAGTGACAGGAGAAACAGATATACgcaaatatgagagagagaataagagaCATTGAGCAAGAGCAAGAGAGACAAATTACCTTCCTCCCCATCAGAACTGTGATATTTGAAAGTGATGGATGGATTCTCGCCCTTCGTAATATTAGTTGCCTCCCAAACCTTTTTATCAAATCCCTTGTGCCCACCTAAAGAAAGGGGGAAAAGTTAGTGAGAAAGAGGGAGTGGGAGAGAGTATAATTCATACTACATGAATATAGAACTTGCCCATTTTCAGTTACCTTAAAAGCAGACTTCTAAGAAAAAAGTAAGCtcacaaaataaaacataggtttttttttttttttttttttgggtttccaaAAGACTTTTCTATAATTGGAGTATAATCTTGATCTGAAGATTCTGAACTATGGGGAATACAGATCAATCCTACAAGCATAAAGTTCTGGTTTAGTTCTTGCAGGTACTAAGCATGTTTTTGAAATTCATTGGGGGTGTGGTGATTCAGAATTAACTTTGTGAGTAATACTTTGACTGATTTTTTGTACAGCATTGAGTGAGAAGCTTTATATTATCAGAGGAGGTTGCGGGGCTGGAAGGTACTTCTGACTCATATTGGTCAATATCTCCATAcattaaattttcattcatcTAATAATAAGTCCATGGACACATGCATCCTTATATatgctaataaaaaaaaggtaatttgCCTATTCATTTTCATGAGGCACGGTAATCTGGTTATGCTGGGGACGTCAATTTTTATTacgaactttttttttttttttttttggttctataGCAGTGTAAAGATGGATAATCAATTGCATGCTGGAGTTCATATAGCCTCAGGAGCGGAAGCAGTGGCATTTGGAGCTCGACTGGGAATTAATACAAGACTGTTGTTTGATGTCATCACAAAAAGTGGGGGGACATCCTGGTATGCAACTCTGTATTGTTCTAGTTATGACTGCTGAAATCTTAGTTTCAACCTTGGTCTCATTTGATGTAATCTTCTGTGTTTGCTAGTGTGAGCACTGTTTGCTAATGAGTATCTAACAGTCTTGTGAGAGAAATTTCCTTTGGAGGATATGATGGTCTTAGTATGATTTTATTCACTAGTTGGGCTCTCCActcaaggttttgaaacccaaaCCGGACCGTACGATTCAACCGGAAAAATCTCGAACAGTTCATATTTGCGGTTCTTTTAGCCTCAAGAACTGCTCTATGAGAAAAAAGCAGGGATCTGTGCGAACCACAGTCAGACCTCACGATTCTGAGAACCGTAATCAGACCGTTTCTCATGGTTTCCTACTTCCCATTGAATCtgaacctaaaaaaataaaattaaaaaaaaaaacacagaaaaggagaaaaggaagaagacgaCGACGAAGCAGGGGTGGCGCCATGAAGCaactg of the Quercus robur chromosome 10, dhQueRobu3.1, whole genome shotgun sequence genome contains:
- the LOC126704025 gene encoding uncharacterized protein LOC126704025; this encodes MYGDIDQYESEVPSSPATSSDNIKLLTQCCGHKGFDKKVWEATNITKGENPSITFKYHSSDGEEGYPGDVSVTATNTLTLSTIMRFDMEAVPNKPTPISLAQHIYWNLAGHNSGNVLDHSIQIRANHVTPVDQNPIPTGEIMPVKDTPLISLLRRG